One genomic region from Vicia villosa cultivar HV-30 ecotype Madison, WI unplaced genomic scaffold, Vvil1.0 ctg.001623F_1_1, whole genome shotgun sequence encodes:
- the LOC131636057 gene encoding uncharacterized protein LOC131636057, with translation MKNFSIWWKDILALDSAVPENLFAQNCKIILGNGFETSFWNAWWTNEGILKSPFPSLFSCSLLRVVSVAAMGGWTSNGWKWSDFGIPQSVIEERRLQIPLSNMTSLLNNYSPKDEATGLRVSAAQLSDPLCFVTGSITSELGTAAADSTDAADSVSWMLESTGTYSVASCYRLLSTKYIPMGPVDKYEKATKLIWKMQVPMKVKAFVWRSFFNRLPTRVALQIRGLNSSTCCCFCGECDESIEHLFLDCVVASLVWKDMADWIGWKVDKCSSIKESFMRWHGYSKFKRVRKRKEGVLWMATCWNIWMVRNGIVFRNDKWNVDDIVWNAKITAWKWLAIGKISLPKCDFYNFSKDPLLFFS, from the coding sequence ATGAAGAATTTTTCGATATGGTGGAAGGATATTCTAGCCCTTGACAGTGCTGTTCCGGAGAATTTGTTCGCGCAAAATTGTAAAATTATCTTGGGAAATGGCTTTGAGACGTCGTTTTGGAATGCGTGGTGGACGAACGAAGGAATTCTAAAAAGTCCGTTTCCATCTCTGTTTTCTTGTTCTTTATTACGGGTTGTTTCAGTCGCAGCAATGGGAGGGTGGACGAGTAATGGCTGGAAATGGTCTGACTTTGGAATCCCGCAGAGTGTTATAGAGGAGAGGCGTCTGCAGATCCCGTTATCAAACATGACAAGCTTGCTGAACAACTATAGTCCGAAGGATGAAGCCACTGGCCTTCGTGTTTCAGCTGCTCAGCTTTCGGATCCTCTCTGTTTCGTCACCGGCAGTATCACGTCTGAGCTTGGGACAGCCGCTGCTGACTCAACAGACGCTGCTGACTCCGTCTCTTGGATGCTGGAAAGCACTGGTACGTACTCGGTAGCTAGCTGTTATCGCTTGTTAAGTACTAAATACATTCCTATGGGTCCTGTGGATAAATATGAAAAAGCTACTAAGCTTATATGGAAGATGCAAGTCCCTATGAAGGTTAAGGCTTTTGTTTGGAGGAGTTTTTTTAATAGGCTTCCCACCCGAGTGGCGCTTCAGATCCGTGGTCTTAATTCTTCGACCTGCTGCTGTTTTTGTGGTGAATGTGATGAATCAATCGAGCATCTTTTTTTGGACTGTGTCGTAGCTTCTTTGGTGTGGAAGGATATGGCGGATTGGATCGGATGGAAGGTGGACAAGTGTTCTAGCATTAAGGAAAGCTTCATGAGATGGCATGGGTATTCCAAATTCAAAAGAGTGAGGAAAAGAAAAGAAGGGGTTTTGTGGATGGCCACTTGTTGGAATATCTGGATGGTTAGGAACGGCATCGTGTTCAGAAACGATAAGTGGAATGTCGACGATATAGTTTGGAACGCTAAGATTACGGCATGGAAATGGTTGGCCATAGGAAAAATTAGCCTTCCCAAATGTGACTTTTATAATTTTAGCAAAGATCCTTTGCTTTTCTTTTCATAA